In Piliocolobus tephrosceles isolate RC106 chromosome 10, ASM277652v3, whole genome shotgun sequence, a single window of DNA contains:
- the LOC111552129 gene encoding histone H4: MSGRGKGGKGLGKGGAKRHRKVLRDNIQGITKPAIRRLARRGGVKRISGLIYEETRGVLKVFLENVIRDAVTYTEHAKRKTVTAMDVVYALKRQGRTLYGFGG; this comes from the coding sequence ATGTCTGGGCGCGGTAAAGGCGGCAAGGGGCTGGGTAAGGGAGGCGCCAAGCGCCACCGGAAGGTGTTGCGGGACAATATCCAAGGCATTACAAAGCCCGCGATTCGCCGTCTCGCCCGACGTGGGGGTGTCAAGCGCATCTCTGGTCTCATCTACGAGGAGACCCGGGGAGTTCTCAAAGTCTTCCTGGAGAACGTGATCCGCGACGCGGTGACTTACACGGAGCACGCCAAGCGCAAGACCGTCACGGCCATGGATGTGGTGTACGCGCTGAAACGCCAGGGTCGCACCCTCTATGGCTTCGGCGGCTGA
- the LOC111552072 gene encoding histone H2A.J, producing MSGRGKQGGKVRAKAKSRSSRAGLQFPVGRVHRLLRKGNYAERVGAGAPVYLAAVLEYLTAEILELAGNAARDNKKTRIIPRHLQLAIRNDEELNKLLGKVTIAQGGVLPNIQAVLLPKKTEICGHSGPSSGKRPSDRAGLRAGSVSGHIFQKVE from the exons ATGTCCGGTCGCGGAAAACAGGGCGGCAAAGTACGAGCAAAGGCCAAATCCCGCTCCTCCCGCGCGGGCCTGCAGTTCCCGGTGGGCCGAGTGCACAGACTGCTGCGCAAAGGGAACTACGCGGAGCGAGTGGGCGCCGGGGCGCCTGTGTATCTGGCAGCGGTGCTGGAGTACCTGACCGCGGAGATCCTGGAGCTGGCTGGCAACGCCGCGCGTGACAACAAGAAGACCAGGATAATTCCCCGCCACCTGCAGCTCGCCATCCGCAACGACGAGGAGTTAAACAAGCTGCTGGGCAAAGTGACCATCGCTCAGGGCGGCGTCCTGCCCAACATCCAGGCCGTGCTGCTGCCCAAGAAGACGGAGA TTTGTGGGCACTCAGGACCAAGTTCTGGGAAGAGACCGTCGGATCGAGCTGGGCTCAGGGCAGGAAGTGTCTCCGgccatatttttcaaaaagtggAGTAA
- the WBP11 gene encoding WW domain-binding protein 11, with amino-acid sequence MGRRSTSSTKSGKFMNPTDQARKEARKRELKKNKKQRMMVRAAVLKMKDPKQIIRDMEKLDEMEFNPVQQPQLNEKVLKDKRKKLRETFERILRLYEKENPDIYKELRKLEVEYEQKRAQLSQYFDAVKNAQHVEVESIPLPDMPHAPSNILIQDIPLPGAQPPSILKKTSAYGPPTRAVSILPLLGHGVPRLPPGRKPPGPPPGPPPPQVVQMYGRKVGFALDLPPRRRDEDMLYSPELAQRGHDDDVSSTSEDDGYPEDMDQDKHDDSTDDSDTDKSDGESDGDEFVHRDDGERDNNEEKKSGLSVRFADMPGKSRKKKKNMKELTPLQAMMLRMAGQEIPEEGREVEEFSEDDDDDDSDDSEAEKQSQKQHKEESHSDGASTASSQQQAPPQSVPPSQIQAPPMPGPPPLGPPPAPPLRPPGPPTGLPPGPPPGAPPFLRPPGMPGLRGPLPRLLPPGPPPGRPPGPPPGPPPGLPPGPPPRGPPPRLPPPAPPGIPPPRPGMMRPPLVPPLGPAPPGLFPPAPLPNPGVLSAPPNLIQRPKADDTSAATIEKKATATISAKPQITNPKAEITRFVPTALRVRRENKGATAAPQRKSEDDSAVPLAKAAPKSGPSVPVSVQTKDDVYEAFMKEMEGLL; translated from the exons ATGGGACGGAGATCTACATCATCCACCAAGAGTGGAAAATTTATGAACCCCACAGACCAAGCCC GAAAGGAAGCCCGGAAGAGAGAATTAAAGAAG aacaaAAAACAGCGCATGATGGTTCGAGCTGCAGTTTTAAAGATGAAGGATCCAAAACAGATAATCCGAGACATGGAGAAACTGGATGAAATGG AGTTTAACCCAGTGCAACAGCCACAATTAAATGAGAAAGTACTGAAAGACAAGCGTAAAAAGCTGCGTGAAACCTTTGAACGTATTCTACGACTCTATGAAAAAGAGAATCCAGATATTTACAAAGAATTGAGAAAGCTAGAAGTAGAATATGAACAGAAGAGGGCTCAACTTAGCCAATATTTTGATGCTGTCAAG AATGCTCAGCATGTGGAAGTGGAGAGTATTCCTTTGCCGGATATGCCACATGCTCCTTCCAACATTTTGATCCAGGACATTCCACTTCCTGGTGCCCAGCCACCCTCTATACTAAAGAAAACCTCAGCCTATGG ACCTCCAACTCGGGCAGTTTCTATCCTTCCTCTTCTTGGACATGGTGTTCCACGTTTGCCCCCTGGCAGAAAACCTCCTGGCCCTCCCCCTGGTCCACCTCCTCCTCAAGTCGTGCAGATGTATGGCCGTAAAGTGGGTTTTGCCCTAGATCTTCCCCCTCGTAGGCGAGATGAAGACATGTTATATAGTCCTGAACTTG CCCAACGAGGTCACGATGATGATGTTTCTAGCACCAGTGAAGATGATGGCTATCCTGAGGACATGGATCAGGATAAGCATGATGACAGTACTGATGACAGTGACACCGACAAATCAGATGGAGAAAGTGACGGGGATGAATTTGTGCACCGTGATGATGGTGAGAGAGacaacaatgaagaaaagaagtcag GTCTGAGTGTACGGTTTGCAGATATGCCTggaaaatcaaggaagaaaaagaagaacatgaAGGAACTGACTCCTCTTCAAGCCATGATGCTTCGTATGGCAG gtCAAGAAATCCCTGAGGAGGGACGGGAAGTAGAGGAATTTTCAGaggacgatgatgatgatgattccGATGACTCTGAAGCAGAAAAGCAatcacaaaaacagcataaaGAGGAATCCCATTCTGATGGCGCATCCACTGCTTCTTCACAGCAGCAGGCTCCACCGCAGTCTGTTCCTCCTTCTCAGATACAAGCACCTCCCATGCCAGGACCACCACCTCTTGGACCGCCACCTGCTCCACCGTTACGGCCTCCTGGGCCACCTACAGGCCTTCCTCCTGGTCCACCTCCAG gAGCTCCTCCATTCCTGAGACCACCTGGAATGCCAGGACTCCGAGGGCCCTTACCCCGACTTTTACCTCCAGGACCACCACCAGGCCGACCCCCTGGCCCTCCCCCAGGTCCACCTCCAGGTCTGCCTCCTGGTCCCCCTCCTCGGGGACCCCCACCAAGGCTACCTCCCCCTGCACCTCCAG gtATTCCTCCACCTCGTCCTGGCATGATGCGCCCACCTTTGGTGCCTCCCCTTGGACCTGCCCCCCCTGGGCTTTTCCCACCAGCTCCCTTGCCGAACCCTGGGGTTTTAAGTGCCCCACCCAACTTGATTCAGCGACCCAAGGCGGATGATACGAGTGCGGCCACCATTGAGAAGAAAGCCACAGCAACCATCAGTGCCAAGCCACAGATCACTAATCCCAAGGCAGAGATTACTCGGTTTGTGCCCACTGCACTGAGAGTACGTCGGGAGAATAAAGGGGCTACTGCTGCTCCCCAAAGAAAGTCAGAGGATGATTCTGCTGTGCCTCTTGCCAAAGCAGCACCCAAATCTGGTCCTTCTGTTCCTGTCTCAGTACAAACTAAGGATGATGTCTATGAGGCTTTCATGAAAGAGATGGAAGGGCTACTGTGA
- the SMCO3 gene encoding single-pass membrane and coiled-coil domain-containing protein 3, producing the protein MAQSDFLYPDNPKRRQEVNRLHQQLLDCLSDSFDVTNKLTEVLNTHLGCRLASIEMKRDGTIKENCDIIIQAIMKIQKELQKVDEALKDKLEPTLYRKLQDIKERETEKIAIVQKVISVILGEATSAASAVAVKLVGSNITTGIINKLVTVLAQIGASLLGSIGVAVLGLGIDMIVRAILGAVEKTQLQAAIKSYEEHLVEFKSASEKYNHAITEITNTVKHQMK; encoded by the coding sequence ATGGCCCAAAGTGACTTCCTCTACCCAGATAACCCAAAGAGGCGGCAAGAAGTAAATCGTCTTCATCAACAGCTCCTTGATTGCTTATCTGACAGCTTCGATGTCACCAATaagctgactgaggttctaaacACACACTTGGGGTGCAGGCTGGCCTCCATTGAGATGAAAAGAGATGGGACCATCAAAGAAAACTGTGATATCATCATCCAAGCCATTATGAAAATCCAAAAGGAATTGCAAAAGGTTGATGAAGCACTAAAAGACAAGCTAGAGCCAACCCTCTATAGAAAACTTCAGGATATTAAGGAAAGGGAAACAGAGAAAATTGCAATAGTGCAAAAGGTTATTTCGGTCATCCTGGGAGAAGCTACATCTGCAGCCAGTGCAGTCGCTGTTAAACTTGTGGGCTCAAATATCACAACTGGCATAATTAACAAGTTGGTCACTGTGTTAGCTCAAATTGGTGCTTCTCTCCTTGGTAGTATTGGAGTTGCTGTTCTTGGCCTTGGCATAGATATGATTGTCCGTGCCATCCTGGGAGCAGTGGAAAAAACACAGCTTCAAGCAGCCATCAAAAGTTATGAGGAGCATCTGGTGGAATTCAAGTCAGCCTCAGAAAAATATAATCATGCCATTACTGAGATCACCAATACAGTGAAACACCAAATGAAATGA